TCCCAACCATCCGAGGGTCCACCCGCGTGAGTTGCCGGCTGTGCGAACTCCCGCCAGCCGACGCTGCAGGCGATGCTCAAATCCGACCGGACAACTCAATTGGGGAAGTTGCATCAGTGCGACCCGAACTCTCATGAGACCGGGCTCGATCCCTTCTTCTCCGGCCGCGACACGGACCGGATCATTCATCCATTTCATTGCGTTTTCCACCTTCCGACTCCTCGACGACCAAAAACCGTAGCTTTTTTTGCAACCGGCTTCTTCCTCGGTTGACCCTTGATTTCACAGTGCCCAGCGGCACGTTCAGAATCTGACTGATTTCCTCGTAGGACAGATCCTGAATATCTCTGAGTAGCACCGCCTCTCGAAAATGAAGGGGCAGCGCGTTGATCTCTTTCAGGATGATTTCGCCCTTCAGGATACCGTCCACGTCTCGTTCGATATCCGTCGAGACGTCCACCAGATCGTAGTCTTTCTCGTCCTCGCCCTTGGAACTGATCGAGAAAAAGTTCCTGACTTTTCTCCTTCTCAGCTCCGTTTTGGCCAGATTCGACGCGATCGTATAGATCCACGTCGAGAACTTGGCGACCTGATGGTACCGATGTCTATTACGATAGACCCGCAAAAAAGTTTCCTGAACGATGTCCTCGCTGAAGAACGCATCCCCCAGCAATCTAACCACGAAATTGAACAGCGGATCGCGATACCGCCGAACAATCTCTTCAAACGCGGATACGTCACCGTTCTGAAAGGCGAGGATGAGATCCTCATCCGTAGGTGCACCGACCTTGCGGTCTACCATCGGCTATCCTGTTAACTCGTTAGGGTAAACGCCGGTTCCGACTGAAGAACGATTCGCCGAACACAACTTCCACAACCACTCGAAGTATCGCCCCGAAGCATCCGGAGAGGACTTGGCCCGGATCTCCAAGTCCAAGAGTCCTGACACGGCCTCGGAAATCCCGGCCTCTCCAATGCTGCGGGCGGCACCAATATACCCATCTATCTTAAATGCCTTTCG
This window of the bacterium genome carries:
- a CDS encoding sigma-70 family RNA polymerase sigma factor produces the protein MVDRKVGAPTDEDLILAFQNGDVSAFEEIVRRYRDPLFNFVVRLLGDAFFSEDIVQETFLRVYRNRHRYHQVAKFSTWIYTIASNLAKTELRRRKVRNFFSISSKGEDEKDYDLVDVSTDIERDVDGILKGEIILKEINALPLHFREAVLLRDIQDLSYEEISQILNVPLGTVKSRVNRGRSRLQKKLRFLVVEESEGGKRNEMDE